One segment of Deltaproteobacteria bacterium DNA contains the following:
- the mce gene encoding methylmalonyl-CoA epimerase, with protein MNIRNIDHIGIAVRDLDKYLKLFGEDLGLEIHSLEEKDPYGGLRGVFARIGETDFEFLQDRAPDASGKVIDQRDIAKWLEKRGEGIHHIALRVENIEEAMRDAKAKGLQVIDEEPRPGARGSKIAFLHPKSTGGILFHFVEREE; from the coding sequence ATGAATATCCGCAATATCGACCACATCGGCATTGCCGTGCGCGATCTCGACAAGTATCTGAAACTCTTTGGTGAAGACCTGGGCTTGGAGATTCACAGTTTGGAAGAAAAAGATCCGTATGGCGGGTTACGTGGGGTGTTCGCTCGCATCGGCGAGACCGACTTCGAGTTTCTGCAAGACCGCGCGCCGGATGCGAGCGGCAAAGTGATCGATCAGCGGGATATTGCAAAATGGCTGGAAAAGCGGGGCGAAGGCATCCACCATATCGCCCTGCGCGTCGAGAATATCGAAGAAGCGATGCGGGATGCGAAGGCCAAAGGACTTCAGGTTATCGACGAAGAGCCGCGGCCCGGCGCCCGCGGCTCAAAGATCGCGTTTTTGCACCCCAAGAGCACGGGTGGGATTTTGTTTCATTTTGTGGAGCGAGAGGAATAA